Proteins from one Setaria italica strain Yugu1 chromosome V, Setaria_italica_v2.0, whole genome shotgun sequence genomic window:
- the LOC101776102 gene encoding pathogenesis-related protein PRMS has product MEPSSKLVALLVLAMVAAMAVQPSSAQNSPQDYLTPHNQARAAVGVGPVTWSTKLQQFAESYAAQRAGDCRLQHSGGPYGENIFWGSAGANWKAADAVKSWVDEKQWYNYASNSCAAGKVCGHYTQVVWRATTTIGCARVVCRDNRGVFIICNYEPRGNIVGQKPY; this is encoded by the coding sequence ATGGAGCCATCGTCCAAGCTAGTTGCGTTGCTCGTGTTGGCCATGGTTGCCGCCATGGCCGTGCAGCCTTCAAGCGCCCAGAACTCGCCTCAAGACTACCTCACGCCCCACAACCAGGCCCGCGCCGCGGTCGGTGTCGGCCCGGTTACCTGGAGCACGAAGCTGCAGCAGTTCGCGGAGAGCTACGCCGCGCAGAGGGCCGGCGACTGCCGGCTGCAGCACTCCGGCGGGCCCTACGGGGAGAACATCTTCTGGGGGTCGGCCGGCGCTAACTGGAAGGCGGCGGACGCAGTGAAGTCGTGGGTGGACGAGAAGCAGTGGTACAACTACGCCTCCAACAGCTGCGCCGCCGGCAAGGTGTGCGGCCACTACACGCAGGTGGTGTggcgcgccaccaccaccatcggcTGCGCGCGCGTCGTCTGCCGCGACAACCGCGGGGTCTTCATCATCTGCAACTACGAGCCCCGCGGCAACATCGTAGGGCAGAAGCCCTACTGA